GGCTCGGTCTAAATGGGAAGTAGACTCTCTCcacaaacttaaatattttacgcTGTTGATGTACTGGCgggaaatgtttaattttaggtAAGAACCATGCTAATAAGGCCTAATTTCTATTCTTCTAAAATTTGTTTCTATAGGAATATCATCTTAGTCTACTCTCATGACTACTGTATAtctattatgattggttatttggagtctttttgtattttttatttcaactccaaactccaaatttgttacttttgcggtaatcccgtaaaaccatatcgaaaactgaaactgagacatagatgtacagaaaaaccagaaagagactgctgggaatcgaacccagttcctcagtattccgtgctgcgtgccatacccctacactaccactggactggacaggagtacagacacgaatttctccaatgcaaccatatctcaggttgcttatttctactacgctacttaagcagcagcactagcgacatctctatttcgctctcatcgagataCGTAACAAACTTTCGACAAGAggtgtcgctactaagcaatcaaattatgattggttatttggagttttttcttttctttttttggaGACTAGTGTaagggtatggcacgcagcgcggaatgctgaggacctgggttcgattcccagcgctggtctctttttctggtttttctgatgtctcagcttgtattttcgatactctATATCTcgcaatttaattatatttccgGGATACTACTATTGCTATacttattcatacaaaaaaaactgaaggacttattgggggagaaaagttctcgagtggcgaccacgaactggatgGCGAAgagttggcaggcctcccactaggtggactgacgacattgtgagagttgcgggcaaccggtggatgcaagtggcgagttgtcgttcattatggcgttctggAGGAATCCCTTGTTCAGCAGAGGAcgtgttccggctgatgatgatttaatTTGCAAATTGCGATAAGCATTTTGTTCAGTCgcttaatttactttttatgattcattttataattttgggCTGTAGTTAGCGTACGAGTTTTTTGAGCGCATTGTATGGAGCTAGCGTTGATATATTCTTgataattttggtttcatacaaaagtcctatttgcagtggcgtagcgtggactAATGTAGACGTGGGCGAAGTGGTATCAGCGAGGCCCCTTTTCTATGGTCGCATCGCATTTAAAGAGGCCTCGTGAGGCCCTTTTAAGTTCGAGGCCGTGGGCGAGGGCCCACTCCGCCCacgcctagctacgccactgcctaTTTGTATAGTATTAGGTACAATTCATTTTGAATCGCCGTGGTTGGTGCCAACCAactgaacttttgtataaaactgaATGCAGAAGAAATTACGCGACTGACGCGactcaactcaaaaaattacgctcgtcgcCTTAACCCGTAATGATAACTGTCTTCACGCCTCGTGTTCCAGTTTCGAGCTGATCCGCAGCAATTCGTGGGGCTACCTACGCAACGGCAGCTTCGACGGCTTGGTGGGCACCCTGCAGCGACGCGAGACCGACGTGGGCGGCACACCAGTCTTCATCAGGGCGGACCGCGCTAAATACATCGACTATGTCTCGGCGACGTGGCCGTCTAAGTAACTGAACTTCGATTTTACATTGTACAAGCCTGGTGCCCGCGATTCCGCctgcgtaatagtacattgtgtcttaagggcggtaaacaaggaattttgaacgagagtattagaagcccAAAGTTGAACACTGAGGGCTtttatgagtcgatgttcgtaattctagtaccgcccgtgcgacatacaatgtttttcatcacatttgcgagtaaaattgtatatttgtaaaagaaaaactaatattttttcaaaaattgccgataccgctggctacgctcttggcagcgccagccttctcccccatgcagtatcacactcatttaccgaccttgggcttcatgacaagaaaattagtatgggcaatgactcatttaccgaccacgggttcgagagttttatttggggggttgcaaccaaggtagcctgcatgtttcgacactgtttacaagcAAGTGTGGTGaaaaattcttttatcgctatcccacgggaactatgcaattttccgggataaaacatCCTATTCCCTTTTTTAGGATTTAGGACGTTCACCGGGCATAACATTGGCCGTCCTACGATGATGGATGATATTATCTACTAGTTACTTGGTTTATTATCTCATTTTTTATCGCTTTCGAGTTGTACTTTTATAATGACTTAAATTATACCGGTCCTCTAATTGTCGGGAAATTTAGCACTTTTCTCACAAATTACCTAAGTAGATAGCTAAAATAAGTTAATATTATCTATTCTACAGGCCCTGCTTCATATTTCGTCACCCCAAGCACCCCGGCGGCTTTATCACCATCTACACGCGGCCACTCTCTGACGAAGTCTGGTGGTGTATACTGGCGCTCCTGTTTGCCGCGAGCTTGCTCCTCTGTGGACTTCTCCGGCTGAGGGTTGTCCGGGTGGAGGGAGAGCAGGCCGATTTATCATTGAGCCTCGCCTTGCTCTCTGTATGGAGTGCCGTGTGCCAACAGGGTAaagtttatgtaatttattgaatcaagtgTTAAGTACTTTGCGGACAAACAATTAACAGTACAAAGAATACCTACTTGagaacagctagatacaggcacctatctGTTATACCCtgaactgcctgcctgataatacaaatattatcatcatcatcatcatcatcccagcctatataaacgtcccactgctgggcacaggcctcctctcagaacaagagggcttgggccatagttcccacgcgggcccagtgcggattgggaacttcacacgcaccattgaattgcttcgcaggtttgtgcaggttaataatacaaatgatgatgatggtgataatacaaatataataataataataattaccttgctcacccgcggctTTATGATAGCTGTCTATGCAACAAACGTATGTTCACGTAGCCTTCTCCACACTCAAAGAACACACATGATACACCATGACGCGTTTCCGGACAACCACAGTTCAGCCTCAAAGCATACACAAACCATCACAGCATGGTAGCACGTGTGTTGTGTAATCAGAAATCAGTAGAACGTTTGTATCGTCATATTTGACAAATTCCTAAAGACCGAGAAATGTAGTATTTTTGCCCCGGGTGGTACTACACCTACTCCTACTACTTTGTGTGTAGGTACTGGGCATATTATAAGGGGCGTTTTTTTCCAGGAATGGCGGTCAACCGCCGCGCGTCATCAGTCAAGTTGGTCCTATTTACTTCATTCCTGTTCTCACTGACAGTCTACCAGTACTACAATGCCGTGGTAGTTTCCACGCTGCTCCGAGCACCACCCGTCACCATCAGGACACTGTCCGACTTACTGCAAAGCAAGTTGAAGGCAGGAGTCGAGGATGCGCTGTATAATAAGGATTATTTCAGGGTTAGTGTTATTAAACTGAAGTCGCATTTTCTTTGGAAACCTAATATCCTTAAGCTGAGGCCAGATgaacgtaattttttgagttgcgaGTCgggtaattttggtttcatataAAAGTCCTATTTGTGTTAAGCTCATTTTGCGTCGCCGTGcgacaaactggacttttgagTAACCAAATGCaacagaaattacgcgaccgaaaataaaCCAACAACTCGAAAATTACGTTCGTTTGACCCTTAGACGGACCCATTATGACTATTTTAGCCCATGTCACAAGATAGCGCTTTTAGAACGCGGCGCTTCTCATCGAACACTGTGAAGTTTTCAAGGGCGTATCCACCCTTGTGGGCACCATGGGCATGCCCACATTGAGACCGATAGGCCAATGTCTTGATGCGCGGCAAAAAGGAAATAATCAAATCCAAAAGTCGTTTATGAGACATCAATCCATGATTCTTAATGAGCGAGTTcgtactccgactcgcactttgccgATTTTCGGGTGACTGTGACCACCACGTAAAACGTAGTGGTTAAGTATATTCTCTTTGgtgaccacaaccttttttgaaGGTTGGATCCGTTTTGAGGTCGAGTTGATTCGAACTTAACCTCATaagccgaatgtactttataaagtacaaattgttcattgaataaagaattctaagaatattgtaataatatccaaaatgacaaagcaggtcaaccacgtctaagTAGGgcttaaacgctaagtttgttaaaaaatgtcaggactcaggaggttaaaaTAACACCAACGTTTAACGCGATACGTTCTATAAACtcttgtatcatcatcatcatcgtcatatcagccataggacgtctactgttggacataggcctcccccatagacctccagttgcctcggttggaggcggcttgcattcaccgtgaacccgcgactttaaccaggtcatccgtccatcacgttggtggacgtcctacgatgcgcttgccgatccgcaaaGCTCTTGTATGAACCTTTTAAAAGTGCCTACATAAATTTGTAAACCCTCTTCCAGCGTACCACGGACCCAATAGCGCTGGAGTTCTACACCAAAAAGCTCGCCGCCGCTCCCTCCTCCAGCTTTCTCCCCCCCGAGCAAGGCATGGCGCTGGTCAAGCGCGGAGGCTTTGCCTTCCACGTGGACACAGCATTCGCTTACCCCATCATCAAGCGAACGTTCACTGAACGTGAAATCTGTGAACTGCAGGAGGTGGAATTGTATCCGCCACAGAATATGTTTGCCGTCTTGAAGAAGGGGTCGCCTTATAGGAAACATTTAAGTTATGGGTgagattaagattgttttttttttaattcgtctggcctgatggtatgagatcaccaccgcccatagacacctgcaaaaccagggggattgcagatgcgttgccaacttagaggcctaagatgggatacctcaagtgccagtaatttcaccggctctctcactctccacgccgaaacacaacagcgcaagcactgctgcttcacggcaggattagcgagcaagatggtggtagcaatccgggcggaccttgcacaaggtcctaccacctgcaaattagATAAGAaaggtaattaaataatatgtgtTGAGACAACCAGTCGTGATTCAACAGTCTAGGTGCTCATGAATCAAGACGTTTCATCTACTGATTTAACGCTGCAATCTAATCAGCTCCTACCCTGGGGTTCGAGCAAGAGGAACAGTCGCCCTAGGCGTCAGatggcaaggggcgccattttcctgtgcaaaataaaatttcgaTGGCGCTTTTTAGGGCGTGTAAGCGTTGCAATCTCCCTCTATCTTGGTAAACGGCGGCGCCGGCGGATTGGAATTTCTTCTCCATTAAAATACATATTCTTTCAGAATACGCAAGATGTACGAAGCAGGGCTGATGCAACGCCTCAAATCCATCTGGGACGAGGCAAAGCCCCCGTGCGTGCGGACTCCCGATTCGAGCGTCTTCACAGTAACGCTTCGGGAGTTCTCAACGCCGCTTCTACTGCTCTTTGTGGGCATGGTGATCGCCGTTCTGGTGTTTGTGGCCGAACTTCTGGTGTTTAAATTGCGTAACGATGGGAAGATACGGTTCACGCATTGATCTTCTAATTAGATTTAGGAGGCCTTTTTGGCGGACGcgaaaggcgcggccacatgcaggcgctcgacgctcgtttccagcgtcaaatttGGGCACGtcacatatagcgataaagctgaaaatgttgagctttatcgctaaaAAAAAAGCCTTTTCAATTTCgaaaacacttatttttttaattcactccaatttattttatttttatcactacCACGACTGCCAGTAAAGGaggttaagaaatcagcttccaccAAGActattcctgcaagcagccatcttgacgctgtCGTTCGACGCTGCGACTTGACGCTGCTTTTTTGAGGCGCGGGAAATTCAGaatagggtcacgtgaccagatttatcgctggaaacgaaCGTCGAGCGACTAGCATCTGGCCGCACCTGAAGAGCTTCGTCATTTCCAGGGAGGTGGGGTGAaagtattttgttttagtttacaTTTGAGAAATGGCAGAAAAGTTGTAGTGTGTGTATAGCCATGGATTATAATAGTAGAACAATTGAAATaaccaatattatttaaatcagttttaTGTTCCAGACACAGTTAAGGGTGTTCCTTGATCTCACAATTTTTGGGATCGCGAGCTAGCGAGAAAGCACGACCAAGCCatagaaaatgaaaatttacaacTCTTTATACTTAACCATATAATTGGGTGACCAAGGAGCACCTTTAGTCTAAATTACACATAGTATTAAATTAACAGTGTTGTTACTATTTATGCTAAAAATAGTAaactgcaaaaaatattttttttccagtttttgGTATCTGAAGCTAAgcgtttcaggttttttttattaggaagTAAATACTTATCTAAATGCGTCAATAACGTATGGATTGAACGTATTCATAAATATACTAAACTATATGACAGTGATAAGGTTTTCGTCACCAAAATTTACATAACTTGATAATAAAATCAGCCACTCATTAGCAACTGTTTGTTGTGACATGTGTGAAACTCCTAGCAAATTATTGCCCAAgttttaaaaaatctgaaaGGTTTAATTTCCTACATGAAACAACTTTAAATAACCGTCAGATCATCGACGTTTTGATTGAATAAAATTCTATTGCGTACCCTCGTGGCCGTAAAGAATAGATAGACATAGAATAGAATACTTTTGATTTTATGACCTGAGCAGAGGGCATCAAATACAGTTTTTGTTTACCATAAACTAGATTGTAGTTAGAGAATTGGATGAAACTGTGACAAACAAAATACGTACGTTTTTCTATAGCTTTATCTCTTTTGTGCTATAATCGACAAATATTTTCATGAACTAAAAAAActcatcagcaccaatatctgaagCAACAAAGGGtgcataaatattaaatatctcatacgactctatttctagggtcgtgggacgtgtcagatatttttgcacgctccgctgtggcagatattaatgcagctgACTGTACTCCACTGTAGGTGAATGTTGTCTTTTTATCAATATGTACTTACAGTACAACtaaaatgttaatgtcgctcgggactcgtcggttttattcgttttcctgaagattaaaatgagaaagaaaaataaaacccacCTTTTTCTTTCGAGTTCCGAACAATATTAGTAAATTGGTTTCAATGTAATTGGTTCCAATTCACGGATATAATATGTCCGTCGTTTTGGGTTGCGCAAACGATAAATGGTGACATTTACCCTTTTGAAAATTGTGTTTTACCATtagtatttttagatttttgtttaaaaccaTATTTGGCGCCTGTCTAAACGCTAATATGTcgatattttatacaaaattagttCAATGTTTTACCCCAATTTAgagtttttaaaagtaaaaaactagCAATAGAAGCTAATCTATACATAACAGACACTTGTATGCAAAATTATTGTGTACAAAGAATGACCAAACTTGGTTGATAGTTACACTGTAACTTGGCTTTGGAAAAAAactactttctgccaagtttcttgcgctGCACTCATAGCAATGATGTTAACTAAAAACTGACATGCGAATGAACCCTCTGCGGCCTATTTGCATAATAAACATAAGTATCTATCAGGCGTCATCGATATAGAAGGAAAAAGGAGTTTAGCAATTATGAAATTCGGTCTAGCCGCGCCGCGAGCTATCTACAACAGAAATAGAAACAGGGCCATTCGAGAACGCTGAAACTGCAAATTTTTGTTTCTAAGCATAGTCTAGCGAAAAAAATACTGAGCGTCGGACATAACAAGAATCTCCCTGCGAATAAGCTTTGCAAAAGCTATCTTACCTTTTGCTAAAGCAAAAGAACATtgtctactattttttttctagccTCTTATATTTTCAAAGAAACTTGTATGGATGGTCCTTTTGTTATATGAATACGGcagtatttaataatttacaatgtcagttaaaaataaGCCCATCTACGCTCGTCTTCAGAGTGAAGACCTATATGACACGTATACACATTgagctcaggatgacttcgtccacagtccctTTTCGCCACCCTCTTAAATCGTCCTCATTCTCATTTTAGTCTACTGTTCTGATTCGCCAATATTCCTACATCGTCACTTTCTTGCGTGGGCCACAGTACCACCTCGTCAACAGTCTTATTTCGACTACAGTGCTAACTCGTCAACATTCCTATTCTGaccacagtgccaactcgtcaaTATTATTGCATCGTTCATTGAGACACGTCTGGTAAATGTGGACGAGTTGGCACACCAACTCTGTACCAACCAAGCGCGACCAAGTAGTACTGTGGTCGATAAAATTGGACGAGTTAGGAAGGTGACGACTTAGGAATTGTAGGCTGACGATATAGCATTGtagatttaagaaggtgacgaaatgggactgGACGAAGTCATGTTGAGCCACACATTGCAATACGTTCATCCAGAAAACTGCAGAATTCCTCAAAAGGGGCCCTTGTAAGCTGTTGAAAAGAATAATAGTTGACTATTAAAGTGTTTATTCGGTTGCGGATGATTAGTTGTAACGTCTAACTAGACACGTCTTGCTCCGGCGGGACGGCGTGTGTTCACCGCTCTTCCAGCATAAGCGTTTCCTGCGGGTAAAGCTTCAGAGCCTTCAGTGTACTGCTATGAGATTCTGCCGTTAactgttgaaaaataattaacatattAACCGCTACTATCAGGTTTGTAAAagtattttcaaatattttaaatactaaagtgcggggatggatggatgttatATAATGACGTGTGACGctgcgtttccatcagagatgtgagAGAATGTTCCGAGGAATGTTcttcatgaatcaatagaaacgcttaatttatgTACACTAGTACTAGcatagctctagtggaaacagctgagcggagcaatgacatctctggtagaaacgcagtCTTGACCTTTTTCAGGACACTTTTACGAATCGAATTTATATCAGAATACTTAGCTACTAAAGTGAATAATATGTATGTGAGAGACACTTTACTTCACCATAGTAGGGTTAAATCCCTGAAGTACTGAATGGATTTTGGTTGAATGAGCTCGGGACCATTTCCGGtaataatagaaatataaaaacaatagtATCACTTACGTCTCTCCTAGGCCAGCTAGAGATCACCTTGTAGTTTTCCTTCGGGAAACCTTTTGAAGCGAGGAAGTCAAATAATCCCtggaaaagaaaatataaataaggcATAAGTGATGTTATAGGAGTTCGCTTAATCATTAGCTTAGGGAGCGTTGAAGTATTACGTAACGTAAATTGGAAGGGGGGAGGGAGGGGTCTTGTAAAACGATACGATGCGTTATAAGGGCGGGCGGGGGTTAATACTTGAACGCcgcctttataaataaaacaactataatactcagcagtgggatgtatataggccgaTAAAATGATGATAAAAGTAGATAGATCGTTACAAGTTAAGCTAAGATGCatgttaaaaacaattaatatttgACGTACCGTGAGCGTATCATCGGCGTGGAAGCGTCGCTCGAGACTGTCGTCGTGCGGGGGCGGCAGGCGAACCCTGATCCGGGACACCTCGGCAGCACCTTCGGCTGGTTCCGCCGGCACTCGGGCTTGTGCGCGAGCGCGTTCCGACTGAGAATGCATAAcgatgaataataataataaacgtttattgcagaccagggtcCATAGATAGTTAGTAACATGTTTGCTTTATAGGTGTGAAGGTCCGTTTATA
This portion of the Choristoneura fumiferana chromosome 14, NRCan_CFum_1, whole genome shotgun sequence genome encodes:
- the LOC141435241 gene encoding ionotropic receptor 75a-like isoform X1 is translated as MSELFDSKLFDSSLSWLIFTDDISSTTETLSTYPIEVNSDVTVVHKTGSIFNLYEVYNTGFYSNGRFHVQPVGYWCSSLQLKKFKRTDMSSVVLKSAVVVTHSIVNQTFEEYMARSKWEVDSLHKLKYFTLLMYWREMFNFSFELIRSNSWGYLRNGSFDGLVGTLQRRETDVGGTPVFIRADRAKYIDYVSATWPSKPCFIFRHPKHPGGFITIYTRPLSDEVWWCILALLFAASLLLCGLLRLRVVRVEGEQADLSLSLALLSVWSAVCQQGMAVNRRASSVKLVLFTSFLFSLTVYQYYNAVVVSTLLRAPPVTIRTLSDLLQSKLKAGVEDALYNKDYFRRTTDPIALEFYTKKLAAAPSSSFLPPEQGMALVKRGGFAFHVDTAFAYPIIKRTFTEREICELQEVELYPPQNMFAVLKKGSPYRKHLSYGIRKMYEAGLMQRLKSIWDEAKPPCVRTPDSSVFTVTLREFSTPLLLLFVGMVIAVLVFVAELLVFKLRNDGKIRFTH
- the LOC141435241 gene encoding ionotropic receptor 75a-like isoform X2, which encodes MSSVVLKSAVVVTHSIVNQTFEEYMARSKWEVDSLHKLKYFTLLMYWREMFNFSFELIRSNSWGYLRNGSFDGLVGTLQRRETDVGGTPVFIRADRAKYIDYVSATWPSKPCFIFRHPKHPGGFITIYTRPLSDEVWWCILALLFAASLLLCGLLRLRVVRVEGEQADLSLSLALLSVWSAVCQQGMAVNRRASSVKLVLFTSFLFSLTVYQYYNAVVVSTLLRAPPVTIRTLSDLLQSKLKAGVEDALYNKDYFRRTTDPIALEFYTKKLAAAPSSSFLPPEQGMALVKRGGFAFHVDTAFAYPIIKRTFTEREICELQEVELYPPQNMFAVLKKGSPYRKHLSYGIRKMYEAGLMQRLKSIWDEAKPPCVRTPDSSVFTVTLREFSTPLLLLFVGMVIAVLVFVAELLVFKLRNDGKIRFTH